A genomic stretch from Sulfurimonas sediminis includes:
- the katG gene encoding catalase/peroxidase HPI, with product MQSYKHTIVDGDEIAKWWPNQLNLKILTQNNPRLTPTASEFSYKKAFETLPYAELKKDLVSLMTTSVSWWPADYGHYGPFFIRMAWHSAGTYRIMDGRGGAATGNQRFAPLNSWPDNVNLDKARRLLWPLKKRYGEKISWADLMILAGTVAMESMGLQTYGFGGGREDIWQTEEDIYWGEEEEWLADTRHAADKKLQNPLAAVQMGLIYVNPEGPNGEPNVLAAAEDIRVSFRRMGMNDAETIALIAGGHTFGKSHGAADPQKYVGPEPEAAPLEQQGFGWKNSYKSGKGADTISSGLEGAWTPTPTKWNNSFLEILFKYEWNLQKSPAGAWQWVPVNPDEKDLTPNAHIAGKKEKTIMFTTDLALRMDPEFEKVSRSFLKDPKLFAQSFAKAWFKLTHRDMGPKSRYLGPEVPKEDFLWQDPLPVPADDKVINAEETEALKEEILQSSLQIPELLYTAWSSAASYRDSDKRGGANGARIALEPQKNWQVNEPEQLQKVLSVLQKIRKNFNAHHTNQISLADIIVLGGVAALEKALKNGGYTKKVPFLAGRVDATQEQTDVHSFAYLEPKEGDAFRNYLPKECKVPAERLLLDKAQQLTLSVPEMTVLIGGLRVLGVNYKQSDHGVLSDKKERLSNDFFVNLADMNLSWSPADEAHSLFEGFSHGKIKYRATRADLIFGANSQLRAQTEFYAQDDKQEQFADDFITAWDKVMNLDRFDIL from the coding sequence ATGCAATCATACAAACATACCATTGTAGATGGTGATGAAATCGCAAAATGGTGGCCAAATCAGCTTAATCTTAAAATACTTACACAAAACAACCCGCGTCTGACGCCTACAGCATCAGAATTTTCTTACAAAAAAGCTTTTGAAACACTCCCTTATGCAGAGCTCAAAAAAGACCTTGTTTCGCTTATGACAACTTCCGTTTCCTGGTGGCCTGCAGATTATGGGCATTATGGACCATTTTTTATTCGCATGGCATGGCACAGTGCCGGCACCTATCGCATTATGGACGGACGCGGCGGTGCAGCAACCGGTAATCAACGCTTTGCTCCACTCAACAGTTGGCCAGATAATGTCAATCTGGATAAAGCCCGCCGATTATTATGGCCTCTGAAAAAGAGATATGGAGAGAAAATTTCCTGGGCCGATTTAATGATACTTGCCGGAACCGTGGCGATGGAATCTATGGGTTTACAGACTTACGGTTTTGGTGGCGGCCGTGAAGATATCTGGCAGACAGAAGAGGACATTTACTGGGGAGAGGAAGAGGAGTGGCTTGCTGATACAAGACATGCAGCAGATAAAAAACTCCAAAATCCTTTGGCTGCAGTACAAATGGGACTTATTTATGTAAATCCAGAAGGACCTAACGGCGAACCGAATGTCTTGGCTGCCGCTGAGGATATACGGGTGAGTTTTCGTCGCATGGGCATGAATGATGCAGAAACAATTGCACTTATAGCAGGCGGTCATACTTTTGGGAAAAGTCATGGAGCCGCTGATCCTCAAAAGTATGTAGGTCCCGAACCTGAAGCAGCCCCATTGGAACAACAGGGTTTTGGTTGGAAAAACAGCTACAAAAGCGGCAAAGGCGCCGATACAATATCGAGCGGACTAGAAGGTGCCTGGACGCCTACGCCTACAAAATGGAACAACAGCTTTTTAGAAATCTTATTCAAATACGAATGGAATCTTCAAAAAAGTCCTGCAGGTGCCTGGCAGTGGGTTCCTGTCAATCCGGATGAAAAAGATTTGACTCCTAATGCACACATTGCGGGGAAAAAAGAAAAAACCATTATGTTTACAACCGATTTGGCACTGCGAATGGATCCTGAATTTGAAAAAGTCTCCCGTTCTTTTTTAAAAGACCCGAAACTGTTTGCCCAGAGTTTTGCAAAAGCATGGTTTAAACTGACACACCGTGATATGGGTCCAAAATCTCGTTATCTTGGTCCGGAAGTCCCAAAAGAAGATTTTTTATGGCAAGACCCACTTCCTGTGCCTGCTGATGACAAAGTGATAAATGCAGAAGAGACCGAAGCTTTAAAAGAGGAGATTTTACAAAGTTCTTTGCAAATTCCAGAACTTCTTTATACAGCCTGGTCCTCAGCTGCAAGCTACAGAGATTCAGACAAAAGAGGTGGAGCAAACGGTGCAAGAATAGCCCTGGAACCGCAAAAAAACTGGCAGGTTAACGAGCCTGAACAGTTGCAAAAAGTCTTGTCTGTTTTGCAAAAAATTCGAAAGAATTTCAATGCACATCATACAAATCAGATTTCCCTTGCAGATATCATTGTCCTTGGCGGTGTGGCAGCACTTGAGAAGGCACTCAAAAATGGTGGCTACACCAAAAAAGTTCCTTTCCTTGCCGGAAGGGTCGATGCCACACAGGAGCAGACAGATGTTCACAGCTTTGCATACCTTGAACCAAAAGAGGGAGATGCCTTTAGAAATTATCTTCCAAAAGAGTGTAAAGTGCCTGCTGAGCGTCTTTTACTTGACAAAGCACAGCAACTGACACTGAGTGTACCCGAGATGACGGTACTCATCGGCGGGCTGAGAGTGCTTGGGGTCAATTATAAGCAAAGTGACCATGGAGTACTCAGCGATAAAAAAGAGCGTCTCAGTAATGATTTTTTTGTAAATTTGGCAGATATGAATCTATCATGGTCACCGGCAGATGAGGCCCACAGTTTGTTTGAAGGTTTCTCTCACGGGAAAATAAAATACAGAGCAACACGTGCAGATTTAATTTTCGGTGCCAATTCCCAACTGCGTGCACAAACAGAATTCTATGCACAGGATGACAAACAGGAACAGTTTGCAGATGACTTCATTACAGCATGGGATAAGGTGATGAATTTAGACAGGTTTGATATTTTATAA